The following coding sequences are from one Lolium rigidum isolate FL_2022 chromosome 6, APGP_CSIRO_Lrig_0.1, whole genome shotgun sequence window:
- the LOC124664474 gene encoding aspartyl protease family protein At5g10770-like, with product MSQCSPLGPAGKRNRLSALQNDERRLHSLFTVPVTGNRPGSTPSTWESEYHIVIGYGTPVQNLTVGFNIGSGGQTFIQCKPCGDSTCNIPAFDQSQSSSIAPVPCGSPDCPLRNCTTGSTCSVIVKDKGVVQYGAAVVTDTLTLSQSTPITTLENFRVTCLEMGATTTDSSSGLLDLSRDKHSLAYRAPSAPDTVAFSYCLPSELSVDQGFLSIGAPRPEGNVSYIALRSNTALPNMYLVRLAGLDLSNGGPHIPIPAGDAVIALHSTFTYLKPETYAALRDQFKAQMERYPAAPPMGILDTCYNFTGLRSFGAPTVYLRFDNGVSMVLGIPVAMYFQERDNPFSVGCLAFASPVWSFPPGVSAVIGTLAQEGAEMVYDVRAEKVGFIPGRC from the coding sequence ATGAGCCAATGCTCGCCCCTCGGTCCCGCCGGGAAGCGAAACAGGTTATCGGCCCTCCAAAACGACGAAAGACGGCTACACTCGCTCTTCACGGTCCCCGTCACGGGCAATCGCCCCGGTAGTACCCCGAGCACATGGGAATCTGAGTACCACATTGTCATCGGCTACGGCACCCCGGTGCAGAACCTCACCGTGGGATTCAATATCGGGTCGGGTGGGCAAACATTTATCCAATGCAAGCCATGTGGAGACTCAACATGTAACATCCCAGCTTTCGACCAGTCCCAGTCTTCCTCCATCGCCCCAGTCCCATGTGGGTCGCCAGACTGTCCGCTCCGAAATTGTACTACTGGATCCACCTGCTCCGTCATTGTGAAAGATAAGGGCGTCGTGCAATATGGCGCTGCAGTGGTGACAGACACACTCACACTATCGCAGTCGACACCAATCACCACCCTGGAAAACTTCAGGGTCACATGCCTCGAGATGGGTGCTACTACGACTGACAGTTCATCTGGCCTTCTCGATCTTAGCAGGGACAAGCACTCTCTTGCGTATCGAGCTCCTTCGGCTCCGGACACGGTGGCCTTCTCCTACTGCCTACCATCTGAACTGTCGGTCGACCAGGGCTTCctctccatcggggcaccacgccCTGAAGGCAACGTGAGCTACATCGCCCTACGGAGCAACACTGCCCTTCCCAACATGTACTTAGTTCGGCTCGCCGGTCTAGACCTAAGCAATGGTGGTCCGCACATCCCGATCCCTGCAGGTGATGCAGTGATCGCACTGCACTCCACATTCACCTACCTGAAGCCTGAGACTTACGCGGCTCTCCGTGACCAGTTCAAGGCGCAAATGGAACGCTACCCTGCAGCACCGCCCATGGGTATTCTCGACACTTGCTACAACTTCACTGGTCTAAGGTCGTTTGGTGCACCAACGGTGTATCTCAGGTTCGACAATGGGGTGAGCATGGTCCTTGGTATACCTGTGGCGATGTACTTCCAGGAACGTGACAACCCCTTCTCTGTGGGATGCCTCGCGTTCGCCTCGCCTGTGTGGTCCTTCCCTCCTGGGGTCTCGGCGGTCATCGGCACCTTGGCACAGGAGGGGGCGGAGATGGTGTATGATGTTCGTGCAGAGAAGGTTGGATTCATCCCCGGCCGCTGTTGA
- the LOC124664475 gene encoding aspartyl protease AED1-like, which produces MASLAISSTHLRLLTMFVLLLAPRPGSSTWDSQAVPPNSLPVTRTPLNDLPSLSEAEYHVVIGYGTPAQNLSVGFNTRDYGPTFLQCKPCGTACDVPAFDPSQSSSIAQVSCGSPECPLKTCSGPNCTATTVNGNGVVLPSMTVVTDVITLPWSPPTTMRNVRANCLLMGTRTSDSSSGILDLSRDIHSLASRAPLSPDTVAFSYCLPSLTETQGFLSIGAPRPEGNMTYTALRRNAVFPKSYLVRLVGLGLSIDGPDIPIPAGDALIAVGTTFTYMVYEPYAALRKYFRSQMAQYQLAPRLGVLDTCYDFTGLSDISVPTITLRFAGEVSLELGVRQKMYFHRRDNRSLGCLAFANPAYEFPPGVAVIIGTLAQEMTEVVYDVRAEKVGFVSNRCD; this is translated from the coding sequence ATGGCTTCATTAGCCATTTCCTCCACGCACTTGCGTCTGCTAACTATGTTTGTTCTTCTTCTCGCTCCTCGCCCTGGCAGCTCCACTTGGGACTCCCAGGCAGTGCCACCCAACTCTCTTCCGGTGACCCGCACACCCCTCAATGATCTCCCGAGCTTATCTGAGGCCGAGTACCACGTCGTCATCGGCTACGGCACTCCGGCGCAGAACCTTAGCGTGGGGTTTAACACCAGAGATTACGGACCCACATTTCTCCAGTGCAAGCCGTGCGGCACAGCATGCGATGTCCCAGCCTTCGACCCGTCCCAGTCCTCCTCCATCGCCCAAGTCTCGTGCGGGTCGCCAGAGTGCCCATTGAAAACATGCTCCGGGCCCAACTGCACCGCCACCACGGTGAATGGAAACGGCGTCGTGCTACCAAGTATGACCGTCGTGACAGACGTGATCACGCTCCCATGGTCGCCGCCGACCACCATGCGCAACGTGAGGGCCAACTGCTTGTTGATGGGCACAAGGACGTCAGACAGCTCATCTGGCATTCTCGATCTCAGCCGGGACATCCACTCGCTGGCATCGCGAGCTCCTTTGTCTCCGGACACGGTGGCTTTCTCCTACTGCCTGCCGTCTCTAACAGAGACCCAGGGCTTCCTCTCCATCGGCGCACCCCGTCCAGAAGGCAACATGACATACACCGCACTACGGAGAAACGCTGTCTTTCCCAAATCGTATTTGGTCAGGCTCGTTGGGCTAGGCTTAAGCATTGATGGGCCTGACATTCCAATCCCTGCCGGTGACGCGCTAATCGCGGTGGGCACCACCTTCACTTATATGGTGTACGAGCCTTACGCTGCTCTCCGCAAGTATTTCAGGTCGCAAATGGCGCAGTATCAGTTGGCGCCGCGGCTGGGTGTCCTCGACACGTGCTATGATTTTACCGGCCTGAGCGACATCTCCGTGCCAACCATCACACTAAGATTTGCCGGCGAAGTGAGTCTGGAACTCGGTGTCAGGCAGAAGATGTACTTCCATCGCCGTGACAACAGGTCTTTGGGCTGCCTCGCGTTCGCCAATCCGGCGTATGAATTCCCGCCCGGGGTCGCGGTGATCATCGGCACCCTGGCGCAGGAGATGACAGAGGTGGTGTATGACGTTCGTGCTGAGAAGGTTGGGTTTGTCTCCAACCGCTGCGACTGA